The sequence GGGCAGCCTCATCATGGTAAAGGAAAAGGCCATGAAGCACGGTATAAAACTGTCAACGGAAATAAAAGATATCCCAGAGGTTATAACTGCGGATGAGCGAAAATTGAAACAGATTTTGTACAATCTGCTGTCCAATGCGGTGAAATTCACACCGAACGGAGGGGAGGTGGTCGTGAACGCACGAATGATTGACTGTATCATTCGAGAAGGACGCCGGCGGGGGGACTCCGAAAGATGCCAAATAATAAAGGTTCTGGCTAAAGAAAAGCGTGTTCATGATAGAGAATATAGAAATTGCCTGCAAATCTCCGTTTCTGATACTGGAATTGGGATAAAGCCTGAAAATCAGGAGCATATATTCAATCCTTTTGACCAGGTAGATAGTTCAGCCAGCCGCGGATTTCAGGGAACGGGCCTGGGGTTGTCACTGAGCAAAAGGCTGGTAGAGCTCCATAACGGAAAAATCTGGGTGGAGAGCGAGGGGGAAGGTAAGGGATCTGCTTTTCGGTTTGTGATACCGGTTTCATTTTAAAACCGGAAACTTGCCGGAGTGAAACTGAAATCTCGTCTTCTTAGAAGTGGAGAAAAACTTGAAATTTGAAACAGGAAATGAAATGAAAAAAGCCTGTGGGCCAATAGCCACCGGCCAATGCCCTGTGACCGGGCTATCCATCTTTAGCAGGCCTGAATGGACTGATGTCAGTTTCGGCAGGGACTACAGGGTGACATTCAGCATCCTGGATTATAGCATCCTTTTGCTGAGGGCTTCAGGATACGCAACATTGCATGATCTTGAACACGCAATACTGTTAAACAAAGAGGTGCTGGCTAAAGCTTTGCCCCAAGAACAACCCTATATCCGGTTAGAAGACTGGTCCGACCTTAAAGGTACTTCACGGAATGCCCGTGCCTGTTATGTCAACTATATTAAAAATCGCCAACGACTTGCGGGTTTGATTTTCTATAAGTTGTCCACATTTTTCAAGATAGGTGTAAAAATAGGAAAGAGATTCAATATTGTAAAATTCAAGGTGGAGATAGTTGATAATTACACGGATGCGGTTAAACGCGCTCAAGAAATATTATCAACCAGCCAAACTCACATAGAAAATTCTCCTACCAACACCGACTTTTCCCTCCTCAATATCTGTGACAGGAACGTATCGCCTCATAAGATAGCTTCTCAGCCTGGCTGGTGCTATCAAGCTGAAAATTTTTCAGTACGATATGAGGTCATCAACGGTTGTGTCCTCCATGGAATAACCACCGGCCGCTATGAAAAAGAGCATATCGGCCCGTCTATAAAATTGCGCGAGGAGGTCATAAGGTCGACGGGTTTATCAGAAAGCCCATACTCTTTGGTCCTGGGGCTAGAGGAATCCGATGGGATCAGCCAGAGCACTCGCAAACAGTATGTTCAGACCATATTGGACCTGCATAAAAAGTATCCTTTCAACATGTTCATTTTTTACGGAGTAAACAGATGGTTGAATGCAGGGATCAATATAGCCAGACCCCTTATGCCCTTCAAGGTCAAGGTGGTAAAGGATTTAAAGAGCGCTTTGGATCTCATAGATAAAGAAAAATCCATAAATATAGTTCCAAAGCCTTTTATGAATGACCGAGATCCAGCCGGGAAGCCCTTTACATCTGATCAGACCCAGCATTATGTTGATGATTTGCTTAAATTTATAGGAGAAGTCGACTGGGAGACTGGCGGCATTAATGAAGAGGCGAGGAAAGACCATTCCCACCCTTTTGGTCCTGTTTTCGATGCCATAAAGCTAATCAAATGGGAGCTTGACGATCTTTGGATTGAACAGAAACGGGTAGAGGAAGAATTAAAACAGGCCATTGAAACAGCGAAGAAAGCCAACCTCGCCAAGAGCGAATTTCTGGCCAACATGAGCCACGAACTCAGAACGCCGCTGAATCACATCCTCGGTTTTACCGAGCTGGTGGTGGATAAAAATTTTGGGGAGCTAAACGATATCCAGGAAGAATATCTCAACGACGTGCTGTCCAGCAGTAAGCATCTGCTCTCCCTGATCAACGACATTTTGGACCTTTCCAAGGTGGAGGCAGGCAAACTGGAGCTGCAACCTTCCAATTGTAACCTAAAGGTGCTGCTGGAAAACAGCCTGATCATGATCAAGGAAAAGGCGTTGAAACATGGCATACGCCTGTCAAAGCATATTGACGGCATTCCACAGACCATAACGGCGGATGAACGCAAACTCAAGCAGATTATGTACAACCTGCTGTCCAACGCGGTGAAATTTACTCCGGACGGCGGGGAAATCCGCATTACAGCGGATTTAGCTGATGGTTCATTCCCTTTAGCTGAAGACAGTACCCACAGGACTTCTGATCAAAAACCAAGAACCCGAAGCAATGAATCGGAAGCTTTGCAAGAATTCATACAAATTTCCGTGATGGACACCGGCATCGGTATAAAACGCGAAGATATCAAACGCATCTTTAAGCCATTTGAACAGGTAGAAAGTTCTACAAACCGTAGGTTTCAGGGCACCGGACTGGGTTTGGCACTGACCAAAAAATTGGTAGAGTTTCATAGTGGAAAAATCTGGGTGGAGAGTGAGGGAGAGGGAAAAGGAAGTACTTTTCGCTTGGTGATCCCCATCTAATAAAACCCGGAAAAAGAGCAGGTGGGTCAAATTTTAATGGGTATTTCATGAAAAAACCGATTTTAATAATATTGGTACTCTTCGCAGTGTTGATCTGGCTTTCCTCTGACGCTTTGTGCACCGGAACGCCCAGGACACCTGTTCCTAAAGTGGTTAAGGGTCAAATGGATCTTAGAGCTTGGGACTTTTCACAAAATGGACCTGTTCAACTTTCCGGATATTGGGAATTTCACTGGAACAGGCTGTTGGGCCCGGGGGATTTTAAAGAAAAGAGTCAAAAGACCGGGGGTGGGTATATCAAGCTGCCCAAGGCGTGGAACGGACTTGAAATGAACGGGCAAAAACTGTCCGGAACCGGTTGCGGGACCTATCGTCTTGATGTGTTGATAAAAAAGCAGTTCGAACCCTTAGCCCTGAGGCTCAGGACAATCGGGAGTGCCTTTTCGCTGTTCGTCAATGGGCGTAAGCTTGGATCAGCAGGAACAGTCGGGCTGTCACGGAAACTTTCAAAACCTGAATGGGCGCCCCAGGTGACAGTTTTCAAACCTGACAGCGATCATGTGGAGATCATCTTACAGGTCTCCAACTTTCGCCACAGAAAGGGCGGGCCCGGCACGGTTATCCAGTTGGGTTTGGCAAAAGATATCCTTAAATCAAAAGAACTCAATCTGGCTGCAGAACTCTTTGTCTGCGGAAGCATATTTATTATCGGACTCTATCACCTCGGAATTTTCGGCTTGCGCAGAAAAGACAGAGCATCTCTCTTTTTCGGTCTCTTTTGCCTATCGATCACCATCTACACCCTGTTATCAGGAGAGCGATTTTTTGCCCATATCTTCCCTTCCAGCAGCTGGTTTTTGAGGGTGAGACTGACCAATCTAACCTCTTTTGTGAGTGTGCCCTTGTTCCTCTTGTTTCTTCATTCCCTTTTTCCCGTGGAGTTTAGCAAGAAACTCCTCCGGGCATTCATGGCGATCTTCTCCGTCCTTCTGGGCATCGTGCTTGTTACACCGTCCGACCTTTACACCCGTTTTATACCGGTCTTTCATGTGATCACACTCCTTGGCGGTATCTATTCCCTTTACGTCATCTTTGCCGCTGTAAGAAAAAAAAGAGAGGGAGCCGTTGTCTTTCTTCTGGGCTTTTTTCTTTTTTTCCTTACGGTGGTGAACGATGTGTTCTACGATCATGTCCTGATCCAGACCGGGCAGTTCATCGGAGCCGGCCTGTTCCTATTCATTTTTTCTCAGTCATTCCTGCTCTCCATGCGGTTCTCCCGTGCCTTCTTTTTGTCGGAAAAACAGCAGAAATCCCTGAAAAAGACAAACGCAGCATTGAAGGAATCAGAAGAAAAATACCGGCTTCTGGCAGAAAATGTAAAGGACAATATTTGGATCTGGGACTTGGAAAAAGAGGCCTTTACCTATGTCAGCCCCTCCATTAACGAGCTTCTATACTACACACCGGAAGAGGGGCGACAAATCTCCATGGATCAGATCATCACGGTGCCTTTTCGAGAGCGCGTCGCCGGTATCATTATAGAAGAGCTAGAATTGGCGCAATCTTCAGATTTCGATCTGTCTCGGTCAAGGACATTGGAGGTGGAACTCCTGCGAAAAGACGGATCCACGGTCATGGCCGAGGTAACCGCGAGCATTTTGCACGACGAGCAGGACCGACCGAACCGAATTCTTGGCGTCACTCGAAATATTGAAGAGAGAAAAAAGGCGGAAGCCCTTCAGCGAGACAAGCAGGCGGCAGAAGCGGCAAATGAGGCCAAAAGCCTATTTTTGGCCAATATGAGTCATGAACTTAGAACACCGTTGAATCACATCATCGGTTTTACCGAACTGGTGGTGGATAAAAATTTTGGGGAGTTAAACGATATCCAGGAAGAATATCTCAACGACGTGCTGTCCAGCAGCAAGCATCTACTCTCCCTGATCAACGACATTTTGGACCTTTCCAAGGTGGAGGCAGGCAAATTAGAGCTGGAACCTTCCAATTGTAACCTAAAGATGCTGCTGGACAACAGCCTGATCATGATCAAGGAAAAGGCGTTGAAGCATGGCATACGACTGTCAAAGCATATTGACGGCATTCCGGAGACCATAACGGCGGATGAACGCAAACTCAAGCAGATTTTGTACAACCTGCTGTCCAATGCGGTGAAATTCACCCCGGACGGTGGAGAAATCCGCATCACAGCGGATTTAATTGATGGTTCATTCCCTTTAGCTGAAAACAGTACCACCAAGGCTTCCGATCAAAAACCAAAAACCCTAAGCAATGAGTCGAAAGCGTCACAAAAATTTATACAAATTTCCGTGACCGACACCGGTATTGGAATAAAGCACAAAGATCTCAAGCGCATCTTTAGCCCCTTCGAGCAGGTGGAGAGCTCGGCAAGCCGAAGATTTCAAGGCACCGGACTGGGTCTGTCGCTGACTAAAAACCTGGTGAAACTGCATGGTGGCAGAATTTGGGCCGAAAGCGATGGTCAGGGAAGTGGAAGCACTTTTAGAGTCACTATTCCTTTAAAAGCACAGGAAGGATACCTTTGATAAAATAAATCGAAACCATGGTTTTGAAGGTCGATAATGAGTTTAGCGAGGAAAAACGTCATGAACGAAAAGGTGGTATTGGTTATCGAGGATGACGAATTAAACCAGAAACTGGTGAAAGAGATATTACGGGTGGGAAATTATAAGGCCATTGAGGCGCTGGATGCGGAAACAGGCATTGAAATGGCCCGCCGGCATAAACCGGACCTCATTCTCATGGATATTCATCTTCCCAAAATGGATGGCTTCAGTGCGACCAAGATCATCAAGAGTGACAAGAATTTGAAACAGTTACCCATTGTGGCTCTCACCGCTCTGGCCATGCCCGATGACCGGGAAAAGGCTCTGGAAGCAGGCTGCGACGGCTATGTTACCAAACCGTTCCGCTTCCAGGATCTACTGAAAACGATTGACCAACTTCTGGACTCAAGCGACAGGGTCAACATCATGGAAAATATGAAAGATAGTCAGGAAACATGAAGAATCAAGTTTTTCCAACAGTGAACGCTCATTGCATCAACAATGAAATTTATTATTTTTAGATATAATTACTTTTTATAGTGAGGACTGAACCATGCGACCCAAGGGAAAGATCCTGATTGTGGATGATGAACCTTTGAATGTAAAACTTATAAAGGCAAAGCTACTCTCTGAACAGTATCAAACCATATCGGCCTTCAGCGGGGAGGAAGCCCTGGAAAAGGTAGAATCGGATTCACCGGATCTCATATTGCTGGATATTATGATGCCGGGAATGAACGGATATGAGGTAACGGAACAAATAAAGAATGACCCTGCGACCAGAAACATTCCCATCATACTAATCACCGCCCTTGATGGATCCAACAACAAGATAAAAGGGCTGGAATCGGGTGCGGATGAATTTCTCAATAAGCCTGTCAACACGGCGGAGCTTTTGGCAAGGGTTCAGTCTCTGCTGCGGCTCAAACAGTATCAGGATCAACTGAAGATGCACCAGGGTTCCCAAGAGCTTCTGACCCGTCCATTTGAAGGGGATACATCGCCGGACAACAGGATTGATTTACCCTCCCTGCTACTGGTTGAGGATGATGAAAAAGACGCACAGCTGATTCAGATGCAGCTTTATGGACAGCCGTACAGGATGAAAGTGGTTCAAACCGGAGAGGAGGCCCTGTCCTGCGCACAACAGGAAAAGATTGACCTGATTATCCTCGATATCCTGCTGCCGGGCGTGGATGGGTTTGATGTTTCCCGAGAGCTGAAGGGCAACGAAAGTACAAGTAATATTCAGATAGTTGCGGTGACCAACTTAAAAGACATGGAAAGCAAAGTGAAAGGCCTGAAACTGGGTGTGGATGATTATCTGGTAAAACCGATTAACATGCACGAGTTTCGGGCGCGCATCAACGCGCTGATCAAAAAAAAGGCTTATCTCGATAAACTCAAAACCGGCTATGAATCGGCCGTTCATTCCGCCATTACCGACAGACTGACGGGACTCTATAACTATGCTTATTTTCACTATTTTCTGGAGAATGAAATTAAGCGATCAGAAAGACATCATCACCCCGTGGCCCTCATCATGATGGATATTGATGATTTCAAACATTTTAACGACAGTATGGGGCATCTGGCAGGAGATGAAATACTGAAACAGTTGGGAAGGCTTATTCGTGAGGATATCAGGGAGATAGATCTGGGCGTTCGTTATGGAGGAGAGGAGTTTGCCATTGTGATGCCCTATACGGATCTAAAGGGAGCGATTAATATGGCCCGGAGAATCAAAAGCCTTATCAAAAACCACTCCTTTATGGTGAATAATTTTCCACCCGCAAGCCTTACCGTCAGCATGGGAATTGCCGTATACCCGGAAAACGCACTGACCTCAACCGACTTGATTCAAGGGGCGGATACCGCACTCTACGGTGCCAAAAACGGTGGCAAGGACAGAATCTATATGGTTGATGATAATTCTAATGCTCAGCCAATCGCTGCATCGCTTAAATAATTAGTGCCCATAAAACAGGAGAGCAGACCATATTTTACCAGACCGGCTTGCAGGAGACGGGAGAATGCCCGATAAAAACATAGACGATCAGGAATATCTGAATACTGAAAGATTTTCACGGCTTTACAAAAGGCACTATCAGGGAGCCATGGTCAGATCATGTGCCAGTCTGTATATGTATCTGTCCGCCTTAATAGGTTTTTATTTAGAGGTCATCAGTCAGGATCAATTGTATGGCGTCACCATCTCAATTCTATACCTCATTCTGATCAACCCCCCCACTCTGTGGGGGCTTAAACACATTCGCCGAACAAGGCTGTTTGAATTATACTCCTTGTCCATCAACTTCCTGGAAATTATCGGTTACACGGCGGCGGTCTATTTTATAGGAGGAATTGAAGCCTTTTTCCTTATTCCCATCTTTGGCGCAGTGATTGCCTATGTGGGTGCGGTTGGACCACCCAGGATGCCGTTTATCGTAACCACTTTTACGGCCTTGGCATTAAGTTCGATACTGGTCCTGGAATACTTCGGTATCATTCCGAGCATTGGTTTTTTCCCCGATTACCATGTCCCGTTAAATCATCAACTTACCGTATTTGCGGTAAGTATCAGCTTGCTTTTCGTATTGGCTTTTATATCCGCTTATACAGCCAGTCGGATGAAAATCGGTCGAAAGAGACTCCAGGAACAGAATGTGGAATTGCAAAGATCGAGATTGGAGCTGAAAGAATCGGCTGAAGCACTGGAGAGAAAAAACTTCCAGCTGCAGTTGGCAGCAAGTAAAGCCCGTGAATCAGACCGATTGAAATCGGAGTTTCTCGCCAATATGAGCCATGAGCTCAGAACGCCGTTGACCCACATCATCGGTTTTACTGAAATAATTGTTGATAAAACTTTGGGTGAATTGAATCACAAGCAGGAAGAATACCTGGATGACGTTCTTAAGAGCGGCCGACATTTGCTCTCCTTGATCAACGATATCCTTGACTTCAGCGAAGTGGAATCGGGCCACATCGATCTTAGGGCGTCTAAAGTCCATTTAAAGCAGATCCTCAGCAAAAGCATGGAGCTATTCCGCGAGATAGGGGAGAAACAGAACCTAAAATTCAGCACGGATTTTGACGACATTCCCCATATCATCCATGCCGATGAGAAAATGCTGAAACAAATCCTGTACAATCTCATATCAAATGCGGTAAAGTTCACCCCGGAAGGTGGCGAAATCCGGCTGCTGGGAAAGTTATATTCACAAGGTGAATTGGCCGATTCTAAAGAAAAAAATGAAGGAAATAAATCCCCAACAGACAGTAGCAAACCGGTGAATGGAAATTTCATTGAAATTTCCATTGCCGACACCGGTATCGGCATCAGACCGGAGGACAGGGAACGCATCTTTAATCGTTTCGAACAGGGGGATGGCTCTGCAGGAAGAAAATACGGCGGCGCCGGATTGGGACTTTCTCTC comes from Thermodesulfobacteriota bacterium and encodes:
- a CDS encoding ATP-binding protein, which encodes MKFETGNEMKKACGPIATGQCPVTGLSIFSRPEWTDVSFGRDYRVTFSILDYSILLLRASGYATLHDLEHAILLNKEVLAKALPQEQPYIRLEDWSDLKGTSRNARACYVNYIKNRQRLAGLIFYKLSTFFKIGVKIGKRFNIVKFKVEIVDNYTDAVKRAQEILSTSQTHIENSPTNTDFSLLNICDRNVSPHKIASQPGWCYQAENFSVRYEVINGCVLHGITTGRYEKEHIGPSIKLREEVIRSTGLSESPYSLVLGLEESDGISQSTRKQYVQTILDLHKKYPFNMFIFYGVNRWLNAGINIARPLMPFKVKVVKDLKSALDLIDKEKSINIVPKPFMNDRDPAGKPFTSDQTQHYVDDLLKFIGEVDWETGGINEEARKDHSHPFGPVFDAIKLIKWELDDLWIEQKRVEEELKQAIETAKKANLAKSEFLANMSHELRTPLNHILGFTELVVDKNFGELNDIQEEYLNDVLSSSKHLLSLINDILDLSKVEAGKLELQPSNCNLKVLLENSLIMIKEKALKHGIRLSKHIDGIPQTITADERKLKQIMYNLLSNAVKFTPDGGEIRITADLADGSFPLAEDSTHRTSDQKPRTRSNESEALQEFIQISVMDTGIGIKREDIKRIFKPFEQVESSTNRRFQGTGLGLALTKKLVEFHSGKIWVESEGEGKGSTFRLVIPI
- a CDS encoding 7TM diverse intracellular signaling domain-containing protein, which translates into the protein MKKPILIILVLFAVLIWLSSDALCTGTPRTPVPKVVKGQMDLRAWDFSQNGPVQLSGYWEFHWNRLLGPGDFKEKSQKTGGGYIKLPKAWNGLEMNGQKLSGTGCGTYRLDVLIKKQFEPLALRLRTIGSAFSLFVNGRKLGSAGTVGLSRKLSKPEWAPQVTVFKPDSDHVEIILQVSNFRHRKGGPGTVIQLGLAKDILKSKELNLAAELFVCGSIFIIGLYHLGIFGLRRKDRASLFFGLFCLSITIYTLLSGERFFAHIFPSSSWFLRVRLTNLTSFVSVPLFLLFLHSLFPVEFSKKLLRAFMAIFSVLLGIVLVTPSDLYTRFIPVFHVITLLGGIYSLYVIFAAVRKKREGAVVFLLGFFLFFLTVVNDVFYDHVLIQTGQFIGAGLFLFIFSQSFLLSMRFSRAFFLSEKQQKSLKKTNAALKESEEKYRLLAENVKDNIWIWDLEKEAFTYVSPSINELLYYTPEEGRQISMDQIITVPFRERVAGIIIEELELAQSSDFDLSRSRTLEVELLRKDGSTVMAEVTASILHDEQDRPNRILGVTRNIEERKKAEALQRDKQAAEAANEAKSLFLANMSHELRTPLNHIIGFTELVVDKNFGELNDIQEEYLNDVLSSSKHLLSLINDILDLSKVEAGKLELEPSNCNLKMLLDNSLIMIKEKALKHGIRLSKHIDGIPETITADERKLKQILYNLLSNAVKFTPDGGEIRITADLIDGSFPLAENSTTKASDQKPKTLSNESKASQKFIQISVTDTGIGIKHKDLKRIFSPFEQVESSASRRFQGTGLGLSLTKNLVKLHGGRIWAESDGQGSGSTFRVTIPLKAQEGYL
- a CDS encoding response regulator: MNEKVVLVIEDDELNQKLVKEILRVGNYKAIEALDAETGIEMARRHKPDLILMDIHLPKMDGFSATKIIKSDKNLKQLPIVALTALAMPDDREKALEAGCDGYVTKPFRFQDLLKTIDQLLDSSDRVNIMENMKDSQET
- a CDS encoding response regulator, with translation MRPKGKILIVDDEPLNVKLIKAKLLSEQYQTISAFSGEEALEKVESDSPDLILLDIMMPGMNGYEVTEQIKNDPATRNIPIILITALDGSNNKIKGLESGADEFLNKPVNTAELLARVQSLLRLKQYQDQLKMHQGSQELLTRPFEGDTSPDNRIDLPSLLLVEDDEKDAQLIQMQLYGQPYRMKVVQTGEEALSCAQQEKIDLIILDILLPGVDGFDVSRELKGNESTSNIQIVAVTNLKDMESKVKGLKLGVDDYLVKPINMHEFRARINALIKKKAYLDKLKTGYESAVHSAITDRLTGLYNYAYFHYFLENEIKRSERHHHPVALIMMDIDDFKHFNDSMGHLAGDEILKQLGRLIREDIREIDLGVRYGGEEFAIVMPYTDLKGAINMARRIKSLIKNHSFMVNNFPPASLTVSMGIAVYPENALTSTDLIQGADTALYGAKNGGKDRIYMVDDNSNAQPIAASLK
- a CDS encoding ATP-binding protein, which gives rise to MPDKNIDDQEYLNTERFSRLYKRHYQGAMVRSCASLYMYLSALIGFYLEVISQDQLYGVTISILYLILINPPTLWGLKHIRRTRLFELYSLSINFLEIIGYTAAVYFIGGIEAFFLIPIFGAVIAYVGAVGPPRMPFIVTTFTALALSSILVLEYFGIIPSIGFFPDYHVPLNHQLTVFAVSISLLFVLAFISAYTASRMKIGRKRLQEQNVELQRSRLELKESAEALERKNFQLQLAASKARESDRLKSEFLANMSHELRTPLTHIIGFTEIIVDKTLGELNHKQEEYLDDVLKSGRHLLSLINDILDFSEVESGHIDLRASKVHLKQILSKSMELFREIGEKQNLKFSTDFDDIPHIIHADEKMLKQILYNLISNAVKFTPEGGEIRLLGKLYSQGELADSKEKNEGNKSPTDSSKPVNGNFIEISIADTGIGIRPEDRERIFNRFEQGDGSAGRKYGGAGLGLSLTKKLVLIHGGQIWVTSQGEGQGSTFHFTLQV